A genomic region of Arachis stenosperma cultivar V10309 chromosome 9, arast.V10309.gnm1.PFL2, whole genome shotgun sequence contains the following coding sequences:
- the LOC130948614 gene encoding proline-rich receptor-like protein kinase PERK9: MADTSNTSVVGMEVLISPPQPVTQHLLQLGSPPPLPQPVTVTLHHPATNRELTAIFSSDVLISEVLKVAEVYNSSVIGMEVRNVSQPPASLPLPVSQPPVSLSQLPPPLPQPASPPMPLPQPVTVTLHHPATNRELTATFSSEVLISEVLKVAEVYNSSVVGMEVRNVSQPPASLPLPVSQPPVSLSQLPPPLPQPASPPTPLPQPASPPPLLQPVSQPPASLPVSQPPPPMSQPASPPTPLPQPASTPPLLI, from the coding sequence ATGGCGGATACCAGCAACACCTCCGTGGTAGGCATGGAGGTTCTGATTTCACCACCTCAACCAGTGACTCAACATCTGCTTCAACTGGGGTCACCTCCGCCTCTGCCTCAACCAGTAACAGTTACCTTGCATCATCCCGCTACTAACAGGGAGCTAACAGCCATCTTTAGTAGCGACGTCTTGATCTCTGAAGTTCTGAAGGTGGCCGAGGTGTACAACAGCTCCGTCATAGGCATGGAGGTGCGGAATGTGTCTCAACCTCCGGCCAGTCTGCCTCTACCTGTGTCTCAACCTCCGGTCAGTCTGTCTCAACTTCCACCGCCTCTGCCTCAACCGGCGTCACCTCCAATGCCTCTGCCTCAACCAGTAACAGTTACCTTACATCATCCCGCTACTAACAGGGAGCTAACAGCCACCTTTAGTAGCGAAGTCTTGATCTCTGAAGTTCTGAAGGTGGCCGAGGTGTACAACAGCTCCGTCGTAGGCATGGAGGTGCGGAATGTGTCTCAACCTCCGGCCAGTCTGCCTCTACCTGTGTCTCAACCTCCGGTCAGTCTGTCTCAACTTCCACCGCCTCTGCCTCAACCGGCGTCACCTCCAACGCCTCTGCCTCAACCGGCGTCACCTCCGCCTCTGCTTCAACCGGTGTCTCAACCTCCGGCCAGTCTACCGGTGTCTCAACCTCCACCGCCTATGTCTCAACCGGCGTCACCTCCAACGCCTCTGCCTCAACCAGCGTCAACTCCGCCTCTACTAATTTGA